A single region of the Candidatus Kryptobacter tengchongensis genome encodes:
- a CDS encoding cytochrome c oxidase subunit 2, translating to MFQRQSKIHGLLFLFFFVFGVIASVWVVLRNGWWLPELASDRETIDKIFVTIFIIAGILFILSELTLSYFVFRYAGEPGRKAFYLPGKTKKEILWSILPGTLVVIILEISAEFIGGASLWSRIHGEVPKDAFLVEITGEQFAWSVRYPGPDGKFGKTDPNLISYDNPLGIDISDEAAKDDIVFPAGQGVLYLPLNHPVVFLIKSKDVIHSPYLPNFRVKQDAVPGMTTRTWFVPKKEGEYELACAELCGLGHYRMKLPVVVEPMEKVQEWLSEQTPAGDIYY from the coding sequence ATGTTTCAAAGACAGAGCAAAATTCACGGATTATTATTTTTGTTTTTCTTTGTTTTCGGCGTAATTGCGAGTGTGTGGGTGGTGTTAAGAAATGGATGGTGGCTTCCGGAACTTGCATCAGATAGGGAAACTATTGACAAAATTTTTGTGACGATATTTATCATTGCGGGTATCTTGTTTATCTTAAGTGAGCTTACACTTTCTTACTTTGTCTTTAGATATGCTGGTGAGCCAGGAAGGAAAGCGTTTTATCTTCCGGGGAAAACAAAAAAGGAAATTTTATGGTCAATTTTGCCTGGAACCCTTGTTGTGATAATTCTTGAGATAAGTGCTGAATTTATAGGTGGAGCTTCCCTGTGGAGTAGAATTCACGGAGAAGTTCCAAAAGATGCTTTTCTTGTTGAGATCACGGGAGAACAATTTGCTTGGAGCGTAAGATATCCAGGACCTGATGGGAAATTTGGTAAGACTGATCCAAATCTTATTTCTTACGATAATCCGCTTGGGATTGATATAAGTGATGAAGCAGCTAAGGATGATATAGTTTTTCCAGCTGGACAAGGTGTGCTGTATTTACCTTTAAATCATCCCGTTGTTTTTTTGATAAAGTCAAAAGATGTAATTCACAGTCCTTATTTGCCGAATTTTAGAGTTAAGCAGGATGCAGTTCCTGGTATGACGACCAGGACATGGTTTGTTCCAAAGAAGGAGGGTGAATATGAGCTTGCATGTGCGGAGTTATGTGGGCTTGGACATTACAGGATGAAATTGCCAGTTGTTGTTGAACCGATGGAGAAAGTTCAAGAGTGGTTGAGCGAGCAAACGCCGGCGGGCGATATATATTATTAA
- a CDS encoding cytochrome c oxidase subunit 1, with protein sequence MSHEHIAVEAHHKENFITKYIFSTDHKTIAKQYLITGVIWGFIGMILSWFMRLQLAYPNQPIPFLEKILGKWAEGGILKPEFYVALITMHGTIMVFFLLTAGLSGTFSNFLIPLQIGARDMAFPVLNMLSYWVFFAASVVMLISFFVQTGPAGAGWTMYPPLSALKNSIPGADVGATLWLVSMALFIVSSLLGALNYITTTLNYRTKGMSMGRLPITVWGMFVTAILGLLSFPVLLAGAVMLIFDREFGTSFFVPGGLVLGGQPVPHEGGNPILWQHLFWFLGHPEVYIVLLPAVSLVGEILATNARKPLFAYKVSIGAIIGIGALSMIVWGHHMYVSGMNPILGEVFVITTLAISFPTAILIFNYLVTIWRGNLRFTPAMLFALGFLGLFIPGALTGAFLATAPVDIQLHDTYFVVAHFHFTMATAAAFGMFAGVYHWFPKMFGRMMNDKLGKIHFWATFIGVYLIFFPMFFQGISGVPRRYYSFTEYNFTSQFLGLNKFITIAAFVAGVAQFVFFFNFFWSMFKGPKAEKNPWKANTLEWQADSPPPHGNWGPELPVVYRGPYEYSVPSADEDYIPQTVPLEAEVK encoded by the coding sequence ATGAGCCATGAGCATATCGCAGTTGAAGCTCATCACAAAGAAAATTTTATAACAAAGTATATTTTTAGCACAGATCACAAAACGATAGCAAAGCAATACCTTATAACTGGAGTTATTTGGGGTTTCATAGGCATGATTTTATCATGGTTTATGAGATTACAACTTGCTTATCCGAATCAACCGATACCTTTTCTTGAGAAGATTCTTGGTAAGTGGGCTGAAGGTGGAATTTTGAAGCCGGAGTTTTATGTTGCCCTCATAACGATGCATGGCACTATAATGGTATTTTTTTTATTAACCGCTGGTTTGAGTGGAACTTTTTCAAATTTTCTTATCCCATTGCAGATTGGTGCAAGGGATATGGCATTTCCTGTTTTAAATATGCTTTCTTATTGGGTATTTTTTGCAGCATCCGTTGTAATGTTAATTTCTTTCTTTGTTCAAACTGGTCCAGCAGGTGCTGGGTGGACAATGTACCCGCCTTTAAGTGCACTTAAAAATTCAATTCCAGGAGCAGATGTTGGAGCAACGCTTTGGCTTGTGAGCATGGCTTTATTTATCGTTTCATCTTTACTTGGTGCGTTAAATTATATTACGACGACGCTTAACTATAGAACCAAAGGCATGTCAATGGGAAGGTTGCCGATCACAGTGTGGGGGATGTTTGTAACTGCCATTCTTGGATTGCTTTCTTTCCCAGTTCTTCTTGCAGGGGCTGTGATGTTAATTTTTGATCGTGAATTCGGGACAAGTTTCTTCGTCCCAGGTGGTCTTGTTCTTGGGGGGCAACCCGTTCCTCATGAAGGTGGGAATCCGATTCTATGGCAACATCTTTTTTGGTTTTTGGGGCACCCTGAAGTTTATATAGTTTTACTTCCGGCGGTTTCACTCGTCGGTGAAATCCTTGCTACAAATGCAAGAAAGCCATTATTCGCATATAAAGTTTCAATAGGTGCGATTATTGGAATTGGCGCATTAAGTATGATTGTGTGGGGACATCATATGTATGTTAGTGGAATGAACCCGATACTTGGTGAAGTTTTTGTCATAACAACGCTTGCCATATCTTTTCCAACAGCGATTCTTATATTTAACTATCTTGTGACAATATGGCGTGGTAACTTGAGATTTACACCTGCGATGTTATTTGCGCTTGGTTTTCTTGGCTTGTTTATTCCGGGTGCCTTAACAGGTGCTTTTCTTGCAACTGCTCCGGTTGACATACAACTTCATGATACATATTTTGTAGTTGCACATTTCCATTTCACGATGGCAACAGCTGCTGCATTCGGGATGTTTGCAGGGGTTTACCACTGGTTCCCGAAGATGTTTGGAAGAATGATGAATGATAAACTTGGTAAAATACATTTTTGGGCGACATTTATAGGTGTTTACCTTATCTTTTTCCCAATGTTTTTCCAGGGAATTTCGGGTGTTCCAAGAAGATATTATTCATTTACTGAATATAACTTTACATCACAATTCCTTGGCTTGAATAAGTTCATAACGATAGCAGCTTTTGTAGCTGGTGTAGCTCAATTTGTTTTCTTTTTCAATTTCTTCTGGAGTATGTTCAAAGGTCCAAAAGCCGAAAAAAATCCCTGGAAAGCGAATACGCTTGAATGGCAAGCTGATTCGCCACCTCCACATGGAAATTGGGGTCCTGAACTACCTGTTGTTTATCGTGGACCTTATGAATATAGTGTTCCAAGTGCCGATGAAGATTATATACCGCAAACAGTTCCTCTTGAAGCTGAGGTGAAATAA